Proteins encoded in a region of the Bacteroidales bacterium genome:
- a CDS encoding polyprenol monophosphomannose synthase, with amino-acid sequence MDKNLVIIPTYNEKGNIERIIEKIFSLNVPFHILVVDDHSPDGTSGVVKDLQKKYPEQLFLIEREGKLGLGTAYITGFKWAIQKHYDYIYEMDADFSHNPEDLLRLYNACAYDGADVAIGSRYKNGANVVNWPIGRILISYFASQYVAFVTGMKIKDTTAGFVCYHRKVLETINLDKIKMIGYAFQIEMKFAAWKYGFKLVEIPIIFTNRAIGTSKMSGGIFNEAVWGVISMKIRSLFKKYKKYDTPSDT; translated from the coding sequence ATGGATAAAAACCTCGTGATCATACCCACATACAATGAAAAAGGCAATATAGAACGAATCATAGAAAAAATATTCTCCCTGAACGTACCTTTTCACATTTTAGTGGTAGATGACCATTCACCTGATGGAACATCCGGAGTTGTAAAAGACCTTCAGAAAAAATATCCCGAACAATTATTTCTTATTGAAAGAGAAGGAAAACTGGGGTTGGGAACTGCATACATCACCGGATTCAAATGGGCCATTCAAAAACATTATGATTATATATATGAAATGGATGCAGACTTCTCCCACAATCCCGAAGATTTACTCCGGTTATACAATGCTTGTGCCTATGACGGTGCAGATGTGGCCATCGGTTCACGTTATAAAAACGGAGCCAACGTAGTCAATTGGCCAATAGGAAGAATACTTATCTCCTACTTTGCATCCCAGTATGTTGCATTCGTTACCGGGATGAAAATAAAGGATACCACCGCCGGTTTTGTATGTTACCACCGCAAAGTACTGGAAACCATAAACCTTGACAAAATCAAGATGATCGGCTATGCTTTTCAGATAGAAATGAAATTCGCAGCATGGAAATACGGCTTTAAACTGGTTGAGATTCCCATTATATTTACCAACAGAGCCATAGGAACCTCAAAAATGAGTGGCGGAATTTTCAATGAGGCAGTCTGGGGAGTTATATCAATGAAAATCAGGAG